One Bacteroidota bacterium genomic window carries:
- a CDS encoding T9SS type A sorting domain-containing protein translates to MKKIASYILGLFVLVCILPLFTLAQPVFRGESVEYDYAGKRWFTSDNGTSIIQRDSNAVVSYFGTGLKASHGMEILGNTLFTCEGTKIYGYDLTTELEVMQVTVPGSAFLNGLTNDGVDRLYATCFSNKKIFEINVASLSFPAVTEIVSATVTTPNGIIYDSLHQRLLFTNWNTSNAPIKAVDLNGFAVTTVTTTGVGKIDGIDDDGLGHYYISSWSPIRISRYDTNFVGAAVTITAPGINNPADICYAKGIDTLGIPNGNGPVTFIGFGPVVGIDSPNEVSDALTVYPNPVSSKSVISFELRNPSATELQITDLQGRIVHSLLSENMPAGRHHVLLAGIEISAGIYLVKLQAPEAGIDVAVKFVKE, encoded by the coding sequence ATGAAAAAAATTGCTTCCTACATTCTTGGACTATTCGTTTTGGTGTGCATTCTACCGCTCTTCACCCTCGCCCAACCCGTCTTCCGAGGTGAAAGCGTCGAATATGACTACGCCGGCAAACGCTGGTTCACTTCCGACAATGGCACAAGTATCATTCAGCGGGACTCCAATGCGGTTGTGAGCTATTTTGGAACAGGGTTGAAGGCTTCGCATGGCATGGAAATTCTTGGAAATACCCTATTCACCTGCGAAGGAACCAAAATCTACGGCTATGACCTTACGACCGAATTGGAGGTGATGCAGGTAACCGTTCCGGGCTCAGCATTTCTCAACGGATTGACCAATGACGGGGTGGACCGGCTCTACGCCACCTGTTTCAGCAACAAAAAAATCTTCGAAATCAATGTTGCAAGTCTTTCATTTCCAGCTGTGACGGAGATTGTCAGTGCAACGGTAACGACTCCCAACGGAATTATTTATGACAGCCTTCACCAACGCCTCTTGTTCACCAATTGGAATACCTCCAATGCGCCCATCAAAGCGGTGGACCTCAACGGATTTGCGGTGACCACGGTGACCACTACGGGCGTCGGCAAAATCGACGGAATTGACGACGATGGTTTGGGACATTATTACATTTCGTCGTGGTCGCCGATCCGCATCAGCCGTTACGATACCAATTTTGTGGGAGCTGCCGTCACGATCACCGCCCCCGGCATCAACAATCCTGCAGATATCTGCTATGCAAAAGGCATTGATACCTTGGGAATTCCCAATGGGAATGGGCCGGTGACTTTCATTGGATTTGGTCCCGTGGTGGGCATTGATTCTCCGAATGAGGTTTCGGATGCATTGACGGTTTATCCAAATCCGGTTTCTTCGAAAAGTGTGATCAGTTTTGAGCTCAGGAATCCTTCAGCCACTGAACTCCAAATCACGGACCTTCAAGGGCGTATTGTCCATTCGCTTCTTTCCGAAAACATGCCCGCCGGCAGGCACCATGTTTTATTGGCGGGAATCGAAATCAGCGCAGGTATATATTTGGTGAAGCTGCAAGCACCCGAGGCGGGGATCGATGTTGCGGTGAAGTTCGTGAAGGAATAA
- the groL gene encoding chaperonin GroEL (60 kDa chaperone family; promotes refolding of misfolded polypeptides especially under stressful conditions; forms two stacked rings of heptamers to form a barrel-shaped 14mer; ends can be capped by GroES; misfolded proteins enter the barrel where they are refolded when GroES binds) translates to MAKNINFSSDARAKLKAGVDALADAVKVTLGPKGRNVVIDKKFGAPNITKDGVTVAKEIELKDPIENMGAQLVKEVASKTNDIAGDGTTTATVLAQAIVREGFKNVTAGSNPMELKKGIEEAVKVVVEGLKKLSRPVGDSKEIAQVGTISANNDSEVGALIAQAMEKVGKDGVITVEEAKGLETYLDTVEGMQFDRGYLSPYFVTNADTMEVDMDRPFVLIYDKKISSMKDLLPILEKVVQTGAPLLIIAEDVDGEALATLVVNKIRGALKICAVKAPGFGDRRKAMLEDIAILTGGAVISEERGYRLDSTTLDMLGRAEKITVDKDNTTIVNGAGESDEIKARIAQIRTQIENTTSDYDKEKLQERLAKLAGGVAVLYIGAATEVEMKEKKARVEDALHATRAAVEEGIVPGGGVALVRMIKSLLPGKGGINDNLLKGDVGVGVSIVRRCLEEPLRQIVSNAGLEPGVILAKVLEGEGDFGFNARTEEYENLYASGIIDPTKVTRSALENAASIAGLLLTTECVITDEPEENAPAMGGGGGGMGGMGGMM, encoded by the coding sequence ATGGCAAAAAATATCAATTTCAGCTCAGACGCCCGTGCCAAATTGAAGGCAGGTGTTGATGCGTTGGCAGATGCCGTCAAAGTCACACTCGGCCCAAAAGGTCGTAACGTCGTGATCGACAAGAAATTCGGTGCTCCAAATATCACCAAGGACGGCGTCACCGTCGCCAAAGAAATCGAATTGAAGGATCCGATCGAAAACATGGGCGCACAGCTCGTGAAGGAAGTCGCCTCCAAAACCAATGATATCGCCGGAGACGGTACCACCACGGCAACCGTGTTGGCACAAGCGATCGTGCGTGAAGGTTTCAAAAACGTCACCGCCGGTTCCAATCCAATGGAACTGAAAAAAGGCATCGAAGAAGCCGTCAAAGTGGTTGTCGAAGGCCTCAAGAAGTTGAGCCGTCCAGTGGGTGACAGCAAAGAAATCGCACAAGTCGGAACGATCTCTGCCAACAACGACTCTGAAGTCGGCGCGTTGATCGCTCAGGCCATGGAAAAAGTCGGCAAAGACGGTGTCATTACCGTCGAAGAAGCCAAAGGCCTCGAAACCTACCTCGACACCGTCGAAGGTATGCAATTCGACCGCGGCTACTTGTCACCTTATTTCGTGACCAACGCCGACACGATGGAAGTCGACATGGACCGCCCATTCGTGCTCATTTATGACAAGAAAATCAGCTCGATGAAAGACCTTCTGCCAATTCTGGAGAAAGTCGTTCAAACAGGTGCTCCTTTGTTGATCATTGCCGAGGATGTTGATGGCGAAGCCCTCGCAACCCTCGTCGTGAACAAAATCCGTGGTGCCCTCAAAATCTGCGCTGTCAAAGCCCCAGGTTTCGGTGACCGCCGCAAAGCCATGCTCGAAGACATCGCCATCCTCACCGGCGGCGCCGTCATCAGCGAAGAGCGCGGCTACCGCCTCGACAGCACGACGCTCGACATGCTCGGCCGTGCTGAGAAGATCACTGTCGACAAAGACAACACCACCATCGTCAACGGTGCTGGCGAAAGCGACGAAATCAAGGCACGCATTGCCCAGATTCGTACCCAAATCGAAAACACCACCAGCGACTACGACAAGGAGAAACTCCAAGAGCGCCTTGCCAAGTTGGCAGGTGGCGTGGCAGTCCTCTACATCGGTGCCGCTACCGAGGTGGAAATGAAGGAAAAGAAAGCCCGTGTGGAAGATGCTTTGCATGCAACCCGCGCAGCCGTCGAAGAAGGCATCGTCCCTGGCGGTGGCGTAGCATTGGTCCGGATGATCAAGAGCTTGCTCCCAGGCAAAGGTGGCATCAACGACAACCTCCTCAAGGGTGACGTGGGTGTCGGCGTGAGCATCGTACGTCGCTGCTTGGAAGAGCCGCTGCGTCAGATCGTTTCCAACGCCGGCCTCGAGCCAGGCGTGATCCTCGCCAAAGTGCTCGAAGGCGAAGGTGACTTCGGCTTCAACGCCCGCACCGAGGAATACGAAAACCTCTACGCTTCCGGTATCATCGACCCAACCAAAGTGACCCGTTCGGCACTGGAGAATGCTGCGAGCATCGCAGGCTTGCTCCTCACCACCGAGTGTGTGATCACCGACGAGCCCGAAGAAAACGCTCCTGCCATGGGCGGCGGCGGCGGTGGAATGGGCGGCATGGGTGGAATGATGTAA
- a CDS encoding co-chaperone GroES: protein MSLNIRPLADRVVIQPAEAEEKTASGLFIPDTAKEKPHRGTVLAVGPGKKDEPTTVKVGDTVLYGKYSGTEIQIDGKEVLIMKESDIFAVV from the coding sequence ATGTCACTCAACATTCGCCCATTGGCAGACCGCGTGGTCATTCAGCCAGCAGAAGCTGAGGAAAAAACCGCTTCGGGACTTTTCATTCCTGACACCGCTAAGGAAAAACCTCATCGCGGTACCGTTTTGGCAGTAGGCCCAGGCAAAAAAGATGAGCCTACCACCGTCAAAGTCGGAGACACTGTACTTTATGGCAAATACTCAGGCACCGAGATTCAAATCGACGGCAAAGAGGTGTTGATCATGAAGGAAAGCGATATTTTCGCTGTGGTCTAA
- a CDS encoding glutamyl-tRNA reductase, which produces MQFSFKAISISYENASLDKREQMHLTAESCASVSQRIHEVLGLEEVFVLSTCNRTEVYFVGDSEHLDSVLTLLLHEQGQFNLLEWRQYFHLIDDNALAVTHLFEVAMGLRSQVLGDIQISNQVKQAYSRAAELKLAGPVLHRLLHTIFHANKRVQQETAYRDGAASVSYAAAQLAKDLVVMLPRPSVLVVGLGEMGDDVARNLAGGNFTRIAVMNRSLGKSEALAQELGFECIPYENLAAVAHQFNVLIAAVASPEPVLTSGMLDHDGGFAQHFLIDLGVPRCIEPALEHQAGIVVYTLDEIKAKTDETLRKRQEASHQVRDIIAHEIHAFGDWSRELSISPTIQKLKDALEQIRQEELVRYLKTASPSEAELLDKATAGMMNKIMKLPVLQLKAACKRGEQETLIDLLNDLFDLERVGVKG; this is translated from the coding sequence ATGCAGTTCTCTTTCAAAGCAATTAGTATCTCCTACGAAAACGCCTCCCTTGACAAGCGGGAGCAAATGCATCTGACGGCGGAGTCTTGTGCATCGGTTTCGCAACGCATTCATGAGGTTTTGGGCTTGGAGGAGGTGTTTGTACTCAGCACTTGCAACCGTACAGAGGTCTATTTCGTGGGCGATTCGGAGCATTTGGATTCCGTACTCACGTTGCTGCTGCATGAGCAAGGGCAATTTAATCTTTTGGAATGGCGTCAGTATTTTCATCTGATCGATGACAATGCGTTGGCGGTGACCCACTTGTTTGAAGTGGCGATGGGCCTGCGTTCGCAGGTTTTGGGCGACATTCAGATCAGCAACCAAGTCAAACAGGCTTATTCGCGAGCTGCCGAATTGAAACTTGCCGGGCCGGTTTTGCACAGACTTTTGCACACAATTTTTCATGCCAATAAACGCGTGCAGCAGGAGACTGCCTACCGTGACGGTGCTGCCTCCGTGAGTTATGCAGCCGCTCAATTGGCCAAGGATTTGGTTGTCATGCTTCCTCGTCCGAGTGTGTTGGTGGTCGGCCTTGGCGAAATGGGTGATGACGTCGCCCGCAACTTGGCTGGTGGGAACTTCACGCGCATTGCCGTGATGAACCGCAGCTTGGGTAAATCTGAGGCATTGGCGCAAGAGCTTGGTTTTGAATGCATTCCTTATGAAAATTTGGCCGCGGTGGCACATCAGTTTAATGTGTTGATTGCTGCCGTAGCTTCACCGGAGCCGGTGTTGACGTCGGGCATGCTTGACCATGACGGCGGATTTGCCCAGCATTTTCTCATTGATCTCGGCGTTCCGCGTTGCATTGAACCCGCTTTGGAGCATCAAGCCGGAATCGTCGTCTACACCCTCGACGAAATCAAGGCCAAAACCGACGAAACGCTGCGCAAAAGGCAAGAGGCAAGTCACCAAGTGAGGGACATCATTGCCCATGAAATCCATGCCTTCGGCGACTGGAGCCGCGAATTGAGCATTTCGCCGACCATTCAGAAGCTCAAAGATGCCTTGGAACAGATCCGTCAGGAAGAGCTTGTGCGCTATTTGAAGACGGCAAGCCCGTCCGAGGCGGAATTGCTCGACAAAGCGACCGCTGGCATGATGAATAAAATCATGAAACTGCCTGTGCTTCAACTGAAAGCAGCCTGCAAACGCGGCGAGCAAGAGACTTTGATCGACTTGTTGAACGACCTGTTTGACTTGGAGCGGGTAGGAGTGAAGGGGTAG
- a CDS encoding HAMP domain-containing histidine kinase translates to MNRSTRQLVIFALVAVVITIGSLIYSNHLARKLLDQEVRRMDLYAKALEFVGDLELDPDNCELEWVTQNMIRRNEQIPTILVMDGVISSTNNLPIDSTLNEADRKTAEMAYLQRLQLRGEPEPLVIPYYGKELKIYYDESELVKQLRWYPYLMLVVIVVFISVVFGSYFIAKRNEQNKVWVGMAKETAHQLGTPVSSLMAWVELLELNSDGNPEDKELVEELKKDVNRLRTIAERFSKIGSVPELNPTNLTALLDRSADYLRKRMPKKVVLQLTNEVDPDAEIEVNEALFEWVIENLLKNALDAIKDQGLITIHVSKRGSEYVIDVSDTGKGIPKSQFKEVFKPGFTTKKRGWGLGLSLSKRVVENYHKGKISVLSSELGKGTTFRVVLPA, encoded by the coding sequence ATGAACCGGTCTACCCGACAGCTGGTCATATTCGCATTGGTCGCGGTGGTCATCACGATCGGATCCCTGATTTACAGCAACCACCTCGCCCGGAAACTGCTGGACCAAGAAGTGCGGCGCATGGACCTCTATGCCAAGGCATTAGAATTTGTAGGCGACCTGGAATTGGATCCCGACAACTGCGAATTGGAGTGGGTCACGCAGAATATGATTCGCAGAAATGAGCAAATCCCAACGATTTTGGTCATGGATGGCGTGATCAGTTCGACCAACAACCTGCCCATCGATTCCACCCTGAACGAAGCCGACCGTAAAACCGCGGAGATGGCTTATTTGCAACGACTGCAACTTCGGGGCGAACCGGAACCGCTCGTGATCCCCTACTACGGCAAGGAATTGAAGATTTACTACGACGAATCTGAGCTCGTGAAACAGCTTCGCTGGTATCCTTATTTAATGTTGGTCGTGATCGTCGTTTTCATCTCCGTGGTATTTGGCAGCTATTTTATCGCCAAACGCAACGAACAGAACAAGGTCTGGGTCGGAATGGCCAAGGAAACCGCCCATCAATTGGGTACGCCCGTGTCGAGTTTGATGGCTTGGGTCGAATTGCTGGAACTCAACAGCGACGGCAATCCCGAGGACAAGGAATTGGTCGAGGAGTTGAAAAAGGACGTGAACCGCCTGCGCACCATTGCCGAACGCTTTTCCAAGATTGGTTCGGTTCCGGAATTGAATCCGACGAATCTGACAGCATTGCTCGACCGCAGTGCCGATTACCTGCGCAAGCGCATGCCAAAAAAGGTGGTTTTGCAGCTGACGAATGAAGTCGATCCCGATGCAGAGATTGAAGTCAACGAGGCCCTCTTCGAATGGGTGATCGAAAACTTGCTCAAAAATGCCCTCGACGCGATCAAAGACCAAGGTTTGATTACAATTCACGTCTCCAAACGCGGCAGTGAATACGTGATCGACGTTTCCGACACTGGCAAAGGCATTCCCAAGAGCCAATTCAAGGAAGTCTTCAAACCGGGATTCACCACCAAAAAACGCGGTTGGGGCCTGGGATTGAGCCTGAGCAAACGCGTGGTCGAGAACTACCACAAAGGCAAAATTTCGGTTTTGTCATCTGAATTGGGCAAGGGAACGACTTTCAGGGTGGTTTTGCCAGCTTGA
- the ruvX gene encoding Holliday junction resolvase RuvX has protein sequence MARIIGIDFGMKRTGLAWTDPLQIIATGLETVATDILVPHLQTLLKKEQVEKIVLGHPTRLDGSDTDTTQPVLALKKKLEATFPTIPVVLWDEQFSSKKAMRAMIDGGVSKKNRRDKALIDKVSATLILQDYLATNSL, from the coding sequence ATGGCACGTATCATCGGCATCGACTTTGGCATGAAACGCACGGGATTGGCTTGGACCGACCCTTTGCAGATCATTGCGACAGGTTTGGAGACCGTTGCCACTGACATTCTTGTGCCGCATCTTCAAACCTTGCTGAAAAAAGAGCAGGTAGAAAAAATTGTTTTGGGTCATCCGACAAGGCTCGACGGATCGGATACCGATACCACACAGCCCGTTTTGGCCTTGAAAAAGAAGCTTGAAGCTACGTTTCCGACGATTCCGGTCGTGCTTTGGGACGAACAGTTCAGCTCCAAAAAAGCCATGCGCGCCATGATTGATGGCGGCGTCTCCAAGAAGAACCGCCGTGACAAGGCCCTCATCGACAAAGTGAGCGCCACACTTATTCTCCAAGATTATCTCGCCACGAATTCATTATGA